A stretch of the Bradyrhizobium arachidis genome encodes the following:
- a CDS encoding glutathione binding-like protein, protein MLQLYFSPMACSLASRIALMEAGLDARYHQVHLLTKKVVDDESDFRDLSSKGAVPVLVLENGERLTECAAVLQFIADVNPERDLAPPAGDTDRYRLHEWLSFIGAEIHKAFLFPTFWYKDDGSLAKPRARIAQTLSVPSAHLAGREFLVGNSFTVADAYLTWALLMLRPAGVDIAQWPSLSAYLERMQARPAVREAIATETALRKSVAA, encoded by the coding sequence ATGCTGCAACTCTATTTCTCGCCGATGGCCTGCTCGCTTGCAAGCCGCATCGCGCTGATGGAGGCCGGCCTCGATGCGCGTTATCATCAGGTGCATCTCTTGACCAAGAAGGTCGTGGACGACGAGAGCGATTTTCGCGACCTTTCGTCGAAGGGCGCGGTGCCGGTCCTGGTGCTGGAAAACGGCGAGCGGCTGACCGAATGCGCGGCGGTGCTGCAATTCATCGCCGACGTGAATCCTGAGCGTGACCTCGCACCGCCAGCTGGCGATACAGATCGCTACCGGCTTCACGAATGGCTGAGCTTCATCGGCGCCGAGATCCACAAGGCGTTCCTGTTTCCGACCTTCTGGTACAAGGACGATGGCTCGCTCGCCAAACCGCGCGCGAGGATCGCGCAGACATTGTCGGTACCATCTGCACATCTTGCCGGCCGCGAATTCCTCGTCGGCAACAGCTTCACCGTCGCGGATGCGTATCTCACCTGGGCCTTGCTGATGCTTCGTCCCGCAGGTGTCGACATCGCGCAATGGCCGTCGTTGTCGGCCTATCTCGAACGCATGCAGGCGCGGCCTGCCGTGCGGGAGGCGATCGCGACGGAGACGGCGTTACGGAAAAGTGTAG
- a CDS encoding cysteine hydrolase family protein — translation MTTAKTLLQFAGADLNPPRLGDAALVLIDIQNEYLAGPLALPGARPAIARVAALLARARESKAAIIHIAHCGKAGSLFDRGADRGAIVAELSPRTGELVIEKELPNAFAGTDLQARLAATGKKNIVLAGFMTHMCVSSTARAALDLGFRTTVDADACATRDLPDGLGGTLDARTIHEVALAELSDRFAIIARGDALK, via the coding sequence ATGACGACCGCAAAGACCCTGCTGCAGTTCGCCGGCGCCGATCTCAACCCGCCGCGTCTTGGCGACGCCGCACTGGTTCTGATCGATATCCAGAACGAATATCTCGCAGGTCCCCTTGCCTTGCCCGGCGCCCGGCCCGCGATCGCACGCGTGGCTGCGCTCCTGGCACGGGCACGCGAGAGTAAAGCCGCGATCATCCATATCGCCCATTGCGGCAAGGCCGGCAGCCTGTTCGATCGTGGTGCCGACCGCGGCGCCATCGTCGCCGAGCTGAGCCCCCGTACCGGCGAGTTGGTGATCGAGAAGGAGCTACCCAATGCCTTTGCCGGCACCGATTTGCAGGCGCGCCTTGCCGCGACCGGCAAGAAGAACATCGTCCTGGCCGGCTTCATGACGCATATGTGCGTCAGCTCCACGGCGCGCGCCGCGCTCGACCTCGGCTTTCGCACGACTGTTGACGCCGACGCCTGCGCCACGCGCGACCTGCCCGACGGCCTCGGCGGCACGCTGGACGCCCGGACCATCCACGAGGTTGCACTCGCCGAGCTATCCGACCGCTTCGCGATCATCGCGCGCGGCGATGCGCTGAAATGA
- a CDS encoding LysR family transcriptional regulator, with protein sequence MNWDDLRIIAAVRDEGTYAGASARLRIDETTVGRRLSRIERALGLRLFEAADGVRRPTRQCEAVLAHVEAMATHAAEIGRVGQSLAGPVGRLRIATTNTVAEEVLSPRASDFLRANPGLTLQFLTSSENVKFSRWEADLAIRLRKPDKGDFAISRLGDIRLYYFEPVATEGEPTLCVYPDELGATPEMQFLRTKQARARCVTDNVRVIRNLIRAHQAAGVLPEYVCEDLLGDRRLRATLLPKRRDAWLLVQNHLKRDPATRVTIDWVRACFQDMSRS encoded by the coding sequence ATGAACTGGGACGATCTGCGCATCATCGCTGCCGTCAGGGACGAGGGTACTTACGCCGGCGCCAGCGCGCGGCTGCGCATCGACGAAACCACGGTCGGGCGCAGGCTGTCGCGGATCGAGCGTGCGCTCGGCTTACGTCTGTTCGAGGCCGCCGACGGCGTCCGCAGGCCGACTCGGCAATGCGAGGCGGTACTGGCGCATGTCGAAGCGATGGCCACACACGCCGCCGAGATCGGGCGCGTCGGTCAAAGCCTGGCAGGTCCGGTGGGACGCCTGCGCATCGCCACCACCAACACGGTCGCCGAGGAGGTGTTGTCGCCGCGCGCGAGCGACTTCCTGCGCGCCAATCCCGGCCTGACGCTGCAATTCCTCACCTCGAGCGAGAACGTCAAGTTTTCGCGCTGGGAGGCCGATCTCGCCATCCGGCTCCGCAAGCCCGACAAGGGCGACTTCGCGATCTCCAGGCTCGGCGACATCCGCCTCTATTATTTCGAGCCTGTTGCGACCGAGGGCGAGCCGACGCTGTGCGTCTATCCGGACGAACTCGGGGCCACTCCCGAGATGCAATTTCTGCGTACCAAGCAAGCCCGCGCGCGCTGCGTCACCGACAATGTTCGCGTCATCCGCAACCTGATCCGCGCGCATCAGGCCGCCGGCGTGCTGCCGGAGTACGTTTGCGAGGATCTGCTCGGGGATCGTCGCCTGCGCGCCACGCTGCTGCCGAAACGGCGCGACGCCTGGCTGCTCGTGCAAAATCACCTCAAGCGCGATCCTGCGACCCGCGTGACGATCGACTGGGTGAGGGCGTGTTTCCAGGACATGTCGCGCAGTTGA
- a CDS encoding slipin family protein, whose protein sequence is MSWHLLTLNVTVKDGERALLTRNGLLVRVLAPGRHRLFDPLHELKAEVLNVVRSEFPADRYAVLKAARPDLAAELFEAVETGADEVAIVSLDGRPVHLLTPWQIRVYWKVATRIDVERIDVSSDPRIGARHLAMIERNRATISMEAVVENHEAGLLYVEGRLVERLAPGRHAFWTVGRKIEVKRLDLRPQAVEITAQEMLTKDRIALRVTLTAFRRVVDPERTVATVPDVDAWLYRLVQFAIREAVAGRTLDEVLSAKAALDAELRDYVRARVAESGVEVTELGVKDVILPGEIRELVNKVVEAERVAKANLIRRQEETAATRSLLNTARLMEENPLLLRLKELESLERLVEKVGRIDLHAGDGEGLDALLTRLVRLKAPESA, encoded by the coding sequence ATGAGTTGGCATTTGCTGACGCTGAACGTGACGGTGAAGGATGGCGAGCGTGCATTGCTGACGCGCAATGGGCTGCTCGTGCGCGTGCTCGCGCCCGGCCGGCATCGCCTGTTCGATCCCCTGCATGAGTTGAAGGCCGAAGTGCTGAACGTGGTCCGCAGCGAATTCCCCGCGGATCGCTATGCGGTGCTGAAGGCCGCGCGGCCCGATCTCGCCGCCGAGCTGTTCGAGGCGGTCGAGACCGGGGCTGACGAGGTTGCCATCGTCAGCCTCGATGGCCGGCCCGTACACCTGCTCACGCCCTGGCAGATCCGCGTCTACTGGAAGGTCGCGACCCGCATCGATGTCGAGCGCATCGATGTGTCCAGCGATCCCCGGATCGGTGCGCGGCACCTGGCCATGATCGAGCGCAACCGTGCGACCATCTCGATGGAAGCGGTGGTCGAGAACCACGAAGCGGGCCTGCTCTATGTCGAGGGTCGGCTCGTGGAGCGGCTCGCGCCTGGCCGGCACGCTTTCTGGACCGTCGGTCGCAAGATCGAGGTCAAGCGCCTCGACCTGCGGCCCCAGGCGGTCGAGATCACGGCGCAGGAGATGCTGACCAAGGATCGCATCGCGCTGCGGGTGACGCTGACGGCGTTCCGCCGGGTGGTCGATCCCGAGCGGACGGTTGCGACCGTGCCCGACGTGGATGCGTGGCTGTACCGCCTGGTGCAGTTCGCGATCCGCGAGGCGGTGGCCGGCCGCACGCTGGACGAGGTGCTGTCTGCGAAGGCAGCGCTGGATGCGGAGCTGCGCGACTATGTGCGCGCACGCGTCGCGGAGTCTGGCGTCGAGGTGACGGAACTCGGCGTGAAGGACGTGATCCTGCCCGGCGAGATCCGTGAGCTCGTCAACAAGGTGGTGGAGGCGGAGCGGGTCGCCAAGGCGAACCTGATCCGCCGGCAGGAAGAGACCGCGGCGACGCGTTCGCTTCTCAACACCGCCCGCCTGATGGAGGAGAACCCCCTGCTGCTGCGGCTCAAGGAGCTGGAGTCGCTGGAGCGGCTGGTCGAGAAGGTCGGCCGCATCGACCTCCATGCCGGCGACGGCGAGGGCCTCGATGCCCTCTTGACCCGGCTCGTGCGCCTGAAGGCGCCCGAGAGCGCGTGA
- a CDS encoding 2OG-Fe(II) oxygenase: protein MAEIYWSADNIATIAGFLSAAECEDYVRLGEATGFEEAPITTSRGMILMKDVRNNDRVMIDDPERALALYRKLSGELAPRFERTWTPVGFNERLRLYRYDVGQQFDWHRDGYFQRPNGERSFFTFMVYLNDDYEGGATSFSDNGSSLGRPIRITPAMGMGLLFHHPIVHRGDPVVAGRKYVLRTDVMYRRVAAT from the coding sequence ATGGCTGAAATTTATTGGAGCGCGGACAACATCGCCACGATCGCCGGTTTCCTCTCGGCAGCCGAATGCGAGGACTATGTCCGGCTGGGTGAAGCGACCGGCTTCGAAGAAGCCCCCATCACCACGTCCAGGGGCATGATCCTGATGAAGGACGTGCGCAACAACGACCGGGTCATGATTGATGATCCGGAGCGAGCGCTTGCGCTCTATCGGAAGCTCTCCGGTGAACTGGCGCCGAGATTCGAGAGAACATGGACCCCGGTCGGGTTCAACGAGCGGCTCCGTCTGTACCGTTACGATGTCGGGCAGCAGTTCGACTGGCATCGCGACGGCTATTTCCAGCGGCCGAACGGAGAACGCAGCTTCTTCACGTTCATGGTCTATCTGAACGACGACTACGAGGGCGGCGCGACGTCGTTCAGCGACAATGGCTCCAGCCTCGGCCGGCCCATTCGCATCACGCCGGCGATGGGGATGGGACTTCTGTTCCATCATCCGATCGTGCATCGCGGCGATCCCGTCGTGGCGGGGCGCAAATACGTGCTGCGAACGGATGTGATGTACCGTCGCGTCGCGGCGACATGA
- a CDS encoding RtcB family protein — MIDGNTLIAWGFAPGRWFRDALETANAMRAGGADDDAIFIALQTLQPIETLMRTNGIPFSMLIEAENEVERANVTAVAQHMDALMRVPTIMAGAVMPDACPSGTALGTIPVGGVVACDDAIHPGFHSSDICCSVAITVFGRRDDPKRVLDAVHDVTHFGPGGRDGIRMPPDEVMAGFDRNPFLKGLERFAIGHFATQGDGNHFAFVGHLKSTGHVALVTHHGSRGLGAQVYKRGMAVARKHTAIHAPKVPNHNAWIKASSDDGRAYWEALQIVRGWTKANHIAIHDLTAARLGNAIADRFWNEHNFVFRKADGLFYHGKGATPSWAGFSEDDDGRTLVPLNMAEPVLILRHRDNRSALGFAPHGAGRNVGRKAFLRENKPQLPAGIDARFYCGKPDLSELPQAYKNAASVRSQITKYGLGEVIDEVIPYGSIMAGDWEAEAPWRKRG; from the coding sequence ATGATTGACGGAAACACGCTGATCGCCTGGGGTTTTGCACCGGGCCGCTGGTTCAGGGACGCCCTGGAGACCGCCAACGCCATGCGTGCCGGCGGCGCGGACGACGATGCGATCTTCATCGCTCTTCAGACCTTGCAGCCGATCGAAACGCTGATGCGGACGAACGGCATTCCGTTCTCGATGCTGATCGAGGCGGAGAACGAGGTGGAACGCGCCAACGTCACGGCGGTGGCCCAGCACATGGATGCGTTGATGCGCGTGCCGACCATCATGGCTGGCGCCGTGATGCCTGACGCCTGTCCGTCAGGGACAGCACTCGGAACCATCCCGGTTGGCGGCGTCGTCGCATGCGACGACGCGATCCATCCCGGCTTCCACTCCTCCGACATCTGCTGCTCGGTCGCCATCACGGTGTTCGGCCGTAGGGATGATCCGAAGCGGGTTCTCGATGCCGTTCACGATGTCACGCATTTCGGTCCAGGCGGCCGCGACGGAATCCGCATGCCGCCTGACGAGGTGATGGCGGGGTTCGATCGTAATCCCTTCCTGAAAGGGCTCGAGCGGTTTGCGATCGGTCACTTCGCCACCCAGGGCGACGGCAACCACTTTGCGTTCGTCGGCCATCTCAAGTCGACGGGCCATGTGGCGCTGGTGACGCATCATGGCTCCCGTGGTCTCGGCGCTCAAGTCTACAAGCGCGGAATGGCGGTTGCGAGGAAGCATACCGCGATCCACGCGCCGAAGGTCCCGAACCACAACGCCTGGATCAAGGCATCGAGCGATGACGGACGAGCCTATTGGGAGGCGTTGCAGATCGTGCGGGGCTGGACCAAAGCCAATCACATCGCGATTCACGATCTCACGGCCGCGCGCCTCGGCAATGCGATCGCTGATCGTTTCTGGAACGAGCACAACTTCGTGTTCCGGAAGGCAGATGGTCTTTTCTATCACGGAAAGGGAGCCACCCCGAGCTGGGCCGGCTTCTCGGAGGACGACGACGGGCGCACCCTCGTGCCGCTCAACATGGCGGAGCCCGTCCTGATCCTCAGGCATAGGGATAACAGGAGTGCGCTCGGCTTCGCTCCCCATGGAGCCGGGCGCAACGTTGGACGCAAGGCCTTCCTGCGCGAGAACAAGCCGCAGCTTCCGGCTGGAATTGACGCTCGTTTCTACTGCGGCAAACCCGACCTGTCAGAGCTGCCGCAGGCCTACAAGAACGCCGCTTCCGTGCGTTCGCAGATCACGAAGTACGGTCTCGGCGAGGTGATTGATGAGGTGATCCCGTACGGCTCAATCATGGCCGGCGATTGGGAAGCCGAGGCGCCTTGGCGCAAGCGCGGGTGA
- a CDS encoding autotransporter domain-containing protein, with translation MKFLSAYRSSRKSALLASSALLTAPLLGMPQAMAACIANGTTTVTIDCAASTTTTNTTNTTSTNTSTSDRIQSFDANLVGTIHSGISIGGAGIELEATGATPHTIDITNNGQASISMAGVTGGAVQADGNGGAITYGGSGLVDGGGSNAGVYMTNVGGNITFNGTGAISSGFTSGIATQTTLGGVTTLNIANDVMAAGVFFGAVTAFGVNGATTVNMTAGSVTGNAIGIEAASSGTGGVRVNMTGGSIGSAAATPNAGIYAQSSGTAGDVFVTAGAIYAKYTGVYAQITNAASTGNVRVDSNGMIAVTTAPVSFDQGPIYASTAGSGSVTVNVNASITALATNIIGVDARSMGSGALTINVAADVNAGTDTNSRAVTAGGTGGTTTINMTAGTIQTGGDGLRAASLGTGNVVVNMTGGQIGGPGGPGGVGAPVGGVGIVASNPTGASGAINVTAGKIYADTMGVMTTIGNAANSSNTVITANGAIQAGSAGIYASTAGTGNITITNNAKIVGAHGVDFIGGSSNSLTNSATGNISTTTGFNGYAVLGHTGNETISNFGTMTGWVDLGAGTNSLTNQSSGLYNSGQVITIGAGNSFTNKGSYAPGGVGGMMTSIVLGNFVQTSTGKYLVDVMPSLSDTTNVSGTASLAGTVQATFAAGNYVAKSYTILTSSSRTGTFASLSTVGLPSGFKANLSYTATDAKLDLTADLGGTGGGGTGGGGGGGGGGGGGGNSTALAPNQSSVATALNTYFNAGNALPAQFVTLFGLSGAALTNGLDQISGEVATGASAAGFRATDSFLNMMLDPFLDTQLGNGPSQPRAIGYAAEQALPPAVAAANNAAGAMPASSYDTIDRRWGTWAAAYGAQAKRNADTPVGSHALDARNGGGAAGVDYRVSQNTVIGAAISGGFTNWGVDTLGSGRGENFQAGLYSSTRLGNSYLSAAFAYGWHDLSTSRTVMLPGAFDRLDASFKAQNYGGRIEAGYRIALMSFRITPYAAGQAQSFRTPAYTETGLAGAGGFALAYAAQTSTQVRSELGSRFDNRFIIDSGTELIVRGRAAWLHDFSDRITATSSFQVLPGTELTVIGAPAVRDAALLSLGSELRFARGFSLASKVDAELFGRGNAYSGTATLRYGW, from the coding sequence GTGAAATTCCTGTCTGCGTATCGATCCTCGCGCAAGAGCGCGCTGCTGGCATCCTCGGCACTTCTGACCGCCCCTCTCCTCGGCATGCCGCAGGCGATGGCGGCGTGCATCGCCAATGGCACCACCACGGTCACCATCGACTGTGCGGCCAGCACGACCACGACCAACACCACCAATACGACCAGCACCAACACTTCGACCAGCGATCGCATCCAGTCGTTCGATGCCAACCTCGTCGGCACGATTCACTCCGGAATCAGCATCGGCGGCGCGGGGATCGAGCTGGAGGCGACGGGCGCGACGCCGCACACCATCGACATTACCAACAACGGCCAGGCCAGCATCAGCATGGCCGGTGTCACCGGCGGCGCAGTGCAAGCCGACGGCAATGGCGGCGCGATCACCTATGGCGGTTCGGGGTTAGTGGACGGCGGCGGCAGCAATGCCGGCGTCTACATGACGAATGTCGGCGGCAACATCACCTTCAATGGCACCGGCGCGATCTCGTCCGGCTTCACGTCTGGTATCGCGACCCAAACCACGCTCGGCGGCGTCACGACGCTGAACATCGCCAATGACGTGATGGCCGCCGGCGTCTTCTTCGGCGCCGTCACGGCGTTCGGCGTCAACGGCGCCACCACCGTCAACATGACCGCCGGGAGCGTGACCGGTAACGCCATCGGGATCGAAGCCGCCTCCTCCGGCACCGGCGGCGTGCGCGTCAACATGACCGGCGGCTCGATCGGCTCGGCGGCGGCAACTCCCAACGCCGGGATCTACGCACAGAGCTCAGGGACCGCCGGCGACGTCTTCGTCACCGCCGGAGCGATCTATGCGAAGTACACCGGCGTCTACGCGCAGATCACCAACGCCGCGAGCACCGGCAACGTCCGGGTCGATTCCAACGGCATGATCGCCGTCACTACGGCGCCCGTCTCCTTCGACCAGGGGCCGATTTACGCCAGCACCGCCGGCAGCGGCTCCGTCACCGTGAACGTCAACGCGTCCATCACGGCGCTGGCGACCAACATCATCGGCGTCGACGCAAGAAGCATGGGAAGCGGTGCGCTCACCATCAATGTCGCTGCCGACGTCAACGCCGGCACCGACACCAACAGCAGGGCCGTGACCGCAGGCGGGACCGGCGGCACGACCACCATCAACATGACGGCAGGAACGATCCAGACCGGAGGCGACGGCCTGCGCGCGGCGTCCCTGGGCACGGGCAATGTCGTCGTCAACATGACCGGCGGTCAGATCGGCGGTCCGGGCGGGCCCGGAGGAGTTGGTGCCCCCGTCGGCGGAGTCGGCATCGTGGCGTCGAATCCGACGGGCGCGTCCGGCGCCATCAACGTTACCGCCGGCAAAATCTACGCCGACACGATGGGCGTCATGACCACGATCGGCAACGCCGCGAATAGTTCCAACACCGTCATCACGGCGAATGGCGCGATCCAGGCGGGCTCGGCCGGCATCTATGCCAGCACGGCCGGCACCGGCAACATCACCATCACCAACAACGCCAAGATCGTCGGCGCCCACGGCGTCGACTTCATCGGCGGCTCCAGCAACAGCCTGACCAACTCGGCGACCGGCAACATCTCCACGACCACCGGCTTCAACGGCTACGCCGTGCTCGGCCACACCGGCAACGAGACCATCAGCAATTTCGGAACGATGACGGGTTGGGTCGATCTCGGCGCCGGCACCAACAGCCTCACCAACCAGAGTTCGGGACTCTACAATTCCGGGCAGGTGATCACGATCGGCGCCGGCAACAGCTTTACCAACAAGGGTAGCTATGCCCCCGGCGGCGTCGGAGGGATGATGACGTCGATCGTTCTCGGAAACTTCGTGCAGACGAGCACCGGCAAATATCTCGTCGATGTCATGCCGTCGCTGTCGGACACGACGAATGTGAGCGGCACGGCAAGTCTCGCGGGCACCGTCCAGGCCACCTTCGCGGCGGGCAACTACGTCGCAAAGTCCTACACTATCCTCACGTCGAGCAGCCGCACTGGCACGTTCGCGAGCCTGAGCACCGTCGGCCTGCCCTCCGGCTTCAAGGCCAACCTGTCCTACACCGCAACCGACGCGAAGCTCGACCTCACCGCCGACCTCGGGGGCACCGGTGGCGGTGGCACGGGCGGCGGCGGTGGCGGCGGTGGCGGCGGCGGAGGCGGAGGCAACAGCACCGCCCTCGCCCCCAACCAGTCCTCCGTCGCGACGGCGCTCAACACCTATTTCAATGCCGGGAACGCACTGCCCGCGCAATTCGTCACGCTGTTCGGCCTCAGCGGCGCGGCGCTGACGAACGGTCTCGACCAGATCTCCGGCGAAGTCGCAACCGGTGCCTCGGCGGCAGGTTTCAGAGCAACGGACTCGTTCCTCAATATGATGCTCGACCCGTTCCTGGACACCCAGCTCGGCAACGGACCGTCGCAGCCGCGCGCGATCGGCTATGCAGCAGAACAAGCGCTTCCGCCTGCGGTCGCCGCGGCGAACAATGCCGCGGGCGCGATGCCGGCATCAAGCTACGACACCATCGATCGGCGCTGGGGTACCTGGGCGGCGGCCTATGGCGCGCAGGCCAAGCGCAACGCCGACACGCCCGTCGGCAGCCATGCGCTCGATGCGCGCAATGGCGGCGGCGCGGCCGGCGTCGACTATCGCGTCTCCCAAAACACCGTCATCGGCGCCGCGATCTCAGGCGGCTTCACCAATTGGGGCGTGGACACGCTCGGCTCCGGTCGCGGCGAGAATTTCCAGGCCGGCCTCTATTCCTCGACCAGGCTCGGCAACTCCTATCTCTCGGCGGCCTTCGCCTATGGCTGGCACGATCTCAGCACCAGTCGCACCGTGATGCTGCCGGGTGCGTTTGACCGGCTCGACGCCAGCTTCAAGGCGCAAAACTATGGCGGACGCATCGAGGCCGGCTATCGCATCGCGTTGATGAGCTTCCGCATCACGCCCTATGCCGCCGGACAGGCCCAAAGCTTCCGCACGCCTGCCTATACCGAGACCGGCCTCGCCGGCGCCGGCGGCTTTGCGCTCGCCTACGCCGCGCAAACCTCGACGCAAGTTCGCAGCGAGCTCGGATCACGCTTCGACAATCGCTTCATAATCGACAGCGGGACGGAGCTGATCGTGCGCGGACGTGCAGCCTGGCTGCACGATTTCTCCGACCGCATCACGGCCACTTCGTCCTTCCAGGTATTGCCGGGAACGGAGCTCACCGTGATCGGCGCGCCCGCGGTTCGCGACGCGGCACTGCTGTCGCTCGGCAGCGAGTTGCGCTTTGCTCGCGGCTTCTCGCTCGCCTCAAAGGTGGACGCCGAGCTGTTCGGCCGCGGCAACGCCTATTCCGGAACGGCAACGCTGCGCTACGGCTGGTAG